One window from the genome of Pseudalkalibacillus hwajinpoensis encodes:
- a CDS encoding ABC transporter ATP-binding protein codes for MSQLLIENVRKSFVNGKSEEEVLKGVDLSLKQGEVTALIGASGSGKSTLLTIAAGLQPLSNGRVVFEDQNLTEMNSDHLRKIRAQHFGFVFQSSHLVPFLTVEEQLSLMMEISGMKETKRAKQIQIKKTLKKVGMIHRITAYPSSLSGGEKQRVAVARAIIHNPRVLFADEPTASLDSKKSRDTMKLIQQLTRSLNMITLAVTHDNEMLDYADHIVRMSDGKIVN; via the coding sequence ATGAGTCAATTACTGATAGAAAACGTAAGAAAGTCATTTGTAAATGGAAAATCTGAAGAAGAAGTATTAAAAGGAGTGGATTTATCACTTAAGCAAGGTGAAGTGACAGCATTAATAGGTGCTTCAGGATCAGGTAAAAGTACATTACTTACAATCGCCGCTGGTCTTCAACCTCTCTCAAATGGTCGAGTAGTATTTGAAGATCAGAATCTAACCGAAATGAATTCAGACCACTTAAGAAAAATTAGAGCGCAGCATTTCGGCTTTGTTTTTCAATCTTCCCACCTTGTTCCTTTTTTGACAGTTGAAGAGCAACTCTCACTAATGATGGAAATCTCCGGAATGAAAGAAACGAAAAGAGCCAAGCAAATACAGATAAAGAAAACTTTAAAAAAGGTTGGAATGATTCATCGCATTACAGCCTATCCATCGTCCTTATCAGGAGGGGAAAAACAACGTGTAGCAGTGGCACGTGCTATCATTCACAATCCAAGAGTACTGTTCGCTGATGAGCCAACAGCGAGTTTGGATTCAAAGAAGTCGAGGGATACGATGAAGTTGATTCAGCAATTAACTAGATCTTTAAATATGATTACCTTAGCGGTTACTCATGATAATGAGATGTTAGATTATGCGGATCATATTGTTAGGATGAGTGATGGAAAAATAGTTAATTAG
- a CDS encoding MFS transporter, which yields MFYLFKNRDFKFLVIARLILDLGKKISWVALAWFVYELTNSASAIGFVITSATIAPLLSSIFVGSLLDEFNRRTIMIAENVLRGIFILLIPLLYWGDELTLPIILIVVFINGLLSAFTDIGSMTILPAFVDQEDLQSANALVAMAGQSGYLIGPAIGGFSAAYIGASLTLIVAVFFFFLAAILYFFIPYSSFQQGVEPRRLKKRNYRIIKEIVDGFTFLRNHRVLIIISSVTLIFNITYAPLEPVLPVFVGSHLDSGPDTLGMIWTVFAVGALLGSFIWVRLNITIYYSYSLGIVISLWGVAPLLISFFTNETIVYLIMFSGGMVYAPYNIVEPTLEQKLIPNHLRGRVIGVMGFIAGIGFPFGTFIGGLLGEYFGAANTLFMSGLATIILGLTVSFQRSLRFSNKDVNY from the coding sequence ATGTTCTATTTATTCAAAAATAGAGACTTTAAATTTTTAGTTATAGCAAGATTAATTCTTGATTTAGGAAAGAAAATCTCTTGGGTAGCCTTGGCATGGTTTGTTTATGAATTGACTAATTCTGCATCAGCTATCGGATTTGTCATTACTTCTGCTACCATTGCTCCACTTTTATCAAGTATTTTTGTAGGGTCGCTTTTAGATGAATTTAACAGACGTACGATCATGATTGCTGAAAATGTATTGAGAGGAATATTCATTTTATTAATTCCACTATTATATTGGGGAGATGAATTGACTCTTCCTATAATCTTAATAGTTGTTTTTATTAACGGTCTTTTATCAGCTTTTACTGATATCGGAAGTATGACCATATTGCCTGCTTTTGTAGATCAGGAAGATTTGCAAAGCGCTAATGCACTGGTAGCAATGGCTGGTCAATCTGGCTATTTAATCGGTCCTGCAATCGGAGGTTTTTCCGCAGCATACATAGGGGCGTCACTCACATTAATCGTTGCTGTTTTTTTCTTTTTCTTGGCAGCTATTCTCTACTTCTTCATTCCTTATAGTAGTTTCCAACAGGGAGTAGAACCAAGGCGATTGAAGAAAAGAAATTATAGAATCATAAAAGAAATCGTAGATGGGTTTACGTTCTTACGTAATCATAGAGTTCTAATCATCATATCCAGCGTCACGTTAATATTTAACATCACTTATGCTCCCTTAGAACCTGTGTTACCTGTTTTTGTAGGGAGTCATTTGGATTCTGGTCCAGATACTCTGGGTATGATTTGGACAGTTTTTGCGGTAGGAGCACTTTTAGGTTCGTTTATTTGGGTGAGGTTAAACATTACGATTTATTACTCTTATTCACTCGGTATCGTCATTAGTTTATGGGGAGTAGCTCCACTTCTAATCAGTTTTTTTACCAACGAAACTATTGTTTATTTGATTATGTTTTCTGGTGGAATGGTGTATGCACCTTATAACATTGTTGAACCTACTCTAGAGCAAAAACTGATCCCAAATCATTTGAGAGGAAGGGTCATAGGTGTCATGGGATTTATTGCAGGAATAGGCTTTCCTTTTGGTACATTTATCGGTGGTTTATTAGGAGAGTATTTTGGTGCTGCCAATACATTATTTATGTCTGGGTTAGCTACGATCATATTAGGTCTTACCGTTTCGTTCCAAAGATCTCTGCGCTTTAGTAATAAAGATGTTAATTATTAG
- a CDS encoding DMT family transporter, protein MNSKVFFLAFITIVIWGSTFAAIRASLHGGYSSGHLVLVRYLIASSAFLMYALWPGVKFRLPKGGDLPGILALGWIGISIYHIGVTFGEQTISAGTTGMLIGSAPVFTALIAVLVLNEKLGTFGWIGLGIGFIGIILITLGTSGPAFEISSGALLVLMAAIATSFFFVFQKPYFKRYKPIELAAYFTWAGTLPFFCFTPDVLQTIQGATLEANLSAIYVGIFPAAIAYVTWSTALSLGNASSVTSMMYLEPAIAIFIAWIWLNEWPSTLSLIGGVVAITGVIVVNGIGSKQQRIRSKGFNAL, encoded by the coding sequence ATGAATTCTAAAGTGTTTTTCTTGGCATTTATAACAATTGTTATATGGGGTTCTACCTTTGCAGCGATTAGAGCTAGCTTACATGGAGGGTATTCTTCAGGGCATTTAGTACTCGTTCGGTATCTGATCGCATCGAGTGCATTTTTAATGTATGCGTTATGGCCAGGGGTCAAATTCAGGCTTCCGAAAGGGGGAGATCTGCCTGGAATTCTTGCCCTCGGATGGATTGGAATTAGTATTTATCATATAGGCGTCACGTTTGGTGAACAAACGATTTCAGCAGGAACAACGGGGATGTTGATTGGATCTGCGCCAGTGTTTACAGCGTTAATCGCTGTTCTTGTGTTAAATGAGAAGTTAGGGACATTTGGATGGATTGGTCTCGGTATTGGTTTTATTGGAATTATCTTAATCACACTTGGGACATCGGGTCCTGCTTTTGAAATATCGAGTGGTGCGTTATTAGTCTTGATGGCAGCAATAGCAACGTCTTTTTTCTTCGTATTTCAAAAACCTTATTTTAAACGGTACAAACCAATAGAATTGGCAGCCTATTTTACATGGGCTGGTACATTGCCTTTCTTTTGTTTTACTCCAGATGTGCTTCAAACGATTCAAGGAGCCACCCTTGAAGCTAATTTGTCTGCCATTTATGTTGGGATATTCCCAGCAGCCATTGCCTATGTAACCTGGTCGACTGCACTTTCTTTGGGTAATGCTAGTTCTGTAACAAGTATGATGTATCTAGAGCCAGCAATAGCAATCTTTATTGCGTGGATTTGGTTAAATGAATGGCCAAGTACGTTGTCTCTTATAGGAGGCGTCGTTGCAATTACAGGCGTGATTGTCGTGAATGGGATAGGTAGTAAGCAACAACGAATTAGGAGTAAAGGCTTCAATGCTCTATAA
- a CDS encoding ABC transporter permease, translating into MFMAWKEMKKNKSKFLIVGFIVLLISLLTFIISGLASGLSHDNVSLIKNMPVGTFYMSEESDKSYSQSHIEKQEQDQLVRGHNDAFAFSIQMGALKSESKKQHSVAFVTSTDNTFFKNVEKGEIILDSSLKDEGIKIGDHLSSPLAEASFKVIDFVEDKRFNHSPVAFINRVDFKNMFRTEELQLIYSTQKNEDVNGLQSFSKKEFLSTIPSYQAEQMTLTMIVWFLVVISGMLFAIFFYMMNVQKIGMYGILKALGIRNSDLFKMIWSQMGLITLTALLVSALLSQFFQFFAPETIPYNLSITTTIQLSIVFVIVGFLGSTLSGYQIKQVEPLQAIQQGES; encoded by the coding sequence ATGTTTATGGCATGGAAAGAAATGAAGAAGAATAAAAGTAAATTTCTTATAGTAGGGTTTATTGTTTTACTCATTAGTTTATTGACTTTTATTATTTCCGGCTTAGCAAGTGGATTATCTCATGATAATGTCTCATTGATAAAAAACATGCCCGTTGGGACGTTTTACATGAGTGAAGAATCTGATAAGTCATATTCACAATCTCATATTGAAAAGCAAGAACAGGATCAATTAGTTAGAGGTCATAATGATGCATTCGCTTTTTCAATTCAAATGGGCGCATTAAAAAGTGAATCAAAAAAACAACACAGCGTTGCATTCGTAACTTCTACAGATAATACGTTCTTTAAAAATGTAGAAAAGGGAGAAATTATCCTCGATAGCTCGTTAAAAGATGAAGGCATAAAGATCGGTGACCACTTATCAAGCCCACTTGCGGAAGCATCCTTTAAGGTTATCGATTTTGTTGAGGACAAACGATTCAACCACTCACCAGTTGCTTTTATTAATCGAGTAGATTTTAAGAATATGTTTAGAACTGAAGAATTGCAGCTCATTTATTCAACCCAAAAAAATGAGGATGTGAATGGACTACAGTCATTTTCTAAGAAGGAGTTTCTTTCTACAATTCCTAGTTACCAGGCAGAACAAATGACACTTACTATGATTGTTTGGTTTCTAGTCGTTATTAGTGGAATGCTATTTGCCATTTTCTTTTATATGATGAATGTCCAGAAGATAGGTATGTATGGAATACTCAAAGCCCTAGGAATTCGTAACAGTGATTTGTTCAAGATGATTTGGAGTCAGATGGGGCTTATTACACTAACCGCGCTTCTTGTTTCTGCGTTATTAAGCCAGTTTTTTCAATTCTTCGCTCCTGAAACAATCCCTTACAACCTATCCATCACAACAACGATTCAATTATCGATCGTATTCGTCATTGTTGGCTTCTTAGGGTCTACCCTATCAGGCTATCAAATTAAGCAAGTTGAACCTTTACAAGCTATTCAGCAAGGAGAGTCCTAA
- a CDS encoding PLP-dependent aminotransferase family protein, with protein MWQLTPNLNGESKDPLYIQLYLYIKHEIKSGSLVPDMKLPSKRKFAQHLSVSQNTVETAYGQLVAEGYIESRPRKGYFVSPIDEENFSLPRDVHHVEEKPCKHHGYTYNFAYTGVDFESFPLSLYRKLMNEVLRSDNKEIFQLGHPQGEFELRKLLSEYVYEARGVRCSPSQIIIGSGTQTLLKLLFQLLPHSKFAVEDPGYHRKVTLFEKKETQVELIPIDSDGMLFSNLKGSSADVAIVTPSHQFPCGMIMPVSRRLQLLKWAREEEDRYIIEDDYDSEFRYSGKPIPALQGLDTGENVIYMGTFSKALLPSLRISYMVLPASLIKTYQNEFFFYTQTVSRIDQKVLKKFLKRGHWERHIQKMKMIYRKKRDVLIDEIAQYFPETVEVIGQDSGLHLMLRLNNGMTEQEAIDRAAKLGIKVNAVSEYGKNDGQTVIMGFAVLTTEQIKAGVKLLAKAWFD; from the coding sequence ATGTGGCAATTAACACCAAACCTTAATGGTGAGAGTAAAGACCCGCTTTATATTCAGTTATATCTGTATATTAAACATGAGATAAAGAGCGGAAGTTTAGTACCTGACATGAAGTTGCCTTCAAAGCGAAAGTTCGCTCAACATCTTTCAGTTAGTCAGAATACAGTAGAAACGGCATATGGACAATTGGTAGCAGAAGGCTACATAGAATCACGTCCGAGGAAAGGATATTTTGTATCACCTATTGATGAAGAGAACTTTAGCCTCCCCCGTGATGTTCATCATGTTGAAGAGAAACCGTGTAAACATCATGGCTACACGTATAATTTTGCCTATACTGGTGTGGATTTTGAATCGTTTCCATTGAGCCTCTATCGGAAATTAATGAATGAAGTTTTGCGAAGCGATAATAAAGAAATTTTCCAGCTAGGTCACCCTCAAGGGGAATTTGAATTGCGTAAATTGCTTTCGGAGTATGTTTACGAAGCGAGGGGAGTGAGATGTTCTCCTAGTCAAATCATCATAGGTTCTGGAACTCAAACCTTATTGAAATTACTATTTCAACTATTACCACATAGTAAATTTGCTGTGGAGGATCCTGGGTATCATCGTAAAGTGACGTTGTTTGAAAAAAAAGAAACTCAAGTAGAGTTAATTCCAATCGATTCAGACGGAATGCTTTTCTCCAATTTAAAAGGAAGTAGTGCTGATGTAGCGATTGTAACGCCATCTCATCAGTTTCCTTGTGGAATGATTATGCCAGTTTCAAGACGCTTGCAACTACTAAAGTGGGCAAGAGAGGAAGAAGACCGGTATATTATTGAAGATGATTATGATAGTGAATTCCGCTATAGTGGCAAGCCAATTCCCGCACTTCAAGGATTAGATACTGGAGAGAATGTGATATATATGGGTACGTTCTCGAAAGCGTTATTGCCTTCATTGCGGATTAGCTATATGGTTTTGCCTGCTTCACTTATCAAAACCTATCAAAATGAGTTTTTCTTTTATACCCAAACCGTCTCACGTATTGATCAGAAGGTCTTAAAAAAATTTTTAAAAAGAGGGCACTGGGAACGCCATATTCAAAAAATGAAAATGATTTATCGAAAAAAAAGAGATGTGCTTATAGATGAGATTGCGCAATACTTCCCTGAAACAGTTGAAGTCATCGGTCAAGATTCTGGTTTGCATCTCATGTTACGTCTTAATAACGGGATGACCGAACAAGAAGCTATTGATCGGGCAGCAAAGCTAGGTATAAAAGTGAACGCCGTGTCTGAATATGGAAAAAATGATGGTCAAACTGTTATTATGGGTTTTGCAGTGCTAACGACAGAACAAATAAAAGCAGGAGTTAAACTGCTTGCAAAAGCATGGTTTGATTAA
- a CDS encoding sensor histidine kinase translates to MKSLYSKFLLTTLFIMIISSLIGFLFANTLYQTNLKPENDTKNTEIATRIAEYAESQESLERFLEHTSSTGYQLFLVNGQGEKRFFGGTFNEENLSHEEVKKVLNGDIYHGMKEFPKATFVTGFFANELKNSVGVPLSYNGNQYALFMRPNIKLLFNEIHILLGWMAVATVILSLIAVLIWAVMIIHPIRKLSHATNIVGEEGFNVQLDIHRKDEIGQLTQNFNEMISRLGKLDKLRKSFVSNVSHDIQTPLLNIQGYSRLLENDALTEKEKRSYLNVIQDETKRMSILTKQLLTLSSLDPKENTLSKERVELSGQFSSLLQRYYWLINEENLSLTYSLDDVTVKGNADLLYTVWENLLTNAIKYNKPGGAIQISLENAHEQIEITFRDTGIGLGQSEKEQIFDRFYRADLARTRTKQGTGLGLSIVKQIVELHGGHINVDSQKNKGTTFKVVLPYS, encoded by the coding sequence ATGAAGTCTTTATATTCCAAATTTTTACTTACAACGTTATTCATTATGATTATAAGTTCCCTGATCGGTTTTTTGTTTGCGAATACCTTGTACCAAACTAATTTGAAACCTGAAAACGATACTAAGAACACAGAAATCGCTACAAGAATTGCTGAATACGCAGAATCCCAAGAAAGTCTTGAGCGATTTCTTGAACATACATCATCTACAGGTTATCAACTCTTCCTTGTTAATGGACAAGGAGAAAAACGCTTCTTTGGTGGCACTTTTAATGAAGAGAATCTATCACACGAAGAAGTAAAAAAAGTCCTGAACGGAGATATTTATCATGGAATGAAGGAGTTCCCTAAAGCAACGTTCGTTACAGGCTTTTTTGCTAATGAGTTGAAAAATTCAGTAGGGGTTCCTCTTTCATACAATGGTAACCAGTATGCTCTGTTTATGAGACCCAACATTAAGCTATTATTTAATGAAATACACATCCTTTTGGGGTGGATGGCCGTAGCTACCGTCATCTTAAGTCTAATTGCGGTACTTATATGGGCGGTGATGATCATTCACCCTATTCGAAAGTTATCTCACGCAACGAATATTGTTGGTGAAGAAGGATTTAATGTACAGTTGGATATTCATAGAAAAGATGAAATCGGCCAATTGACTCAAAATTTCAATGAGATGATTTCACGTCTTGGAAAATTAGATAAGCTTAGAAAATCATTTGTATCCAATGTATCGCATGATATTCAAACTCCCTTGTTAAATATTCAGGGGTATAGTCGTTTATTAGAGAACGACGCGCTTACCGAAAAAGAAAAACGTTCTTACTTAAACGTCATACAAGATGAAACGAAACGGATGTCTATTTTAACAAAACAGCTATTAACCCTATCGTCACTTGATCCAAAAGAAAATACTCTTTCTAAAGAAAGGGTTGAATTATCTGGGCAATTTAGTAGTCTTCTACAAAGATATTATTGGCTTATAAATGAAGAAAACCTTTCATTAACCTATTCTCTTGATGATGTAACTGTTAAAGGCAATGCTGATCTTTTATATACCGTTTGGGAAAACCTTTTAACAAATGCCATTAAATATAATAAGCCAGGAGGGGCTATTCAGATTTCACTAGAAAATGCACACGAACAAATAGAAATTACCTTTCGGGATACGGGGATAGGCCTAGGGCAGAGTGAAAAGGAACAAATATTCGATCGCTTTTATCGTGCAGACTTAGCTAGGACCAGGACAAAACAGGGTACAGGGCTAGGGTTATCAATTGTAAAACAAATAGTAGAGCTCCATGGAGGGCACATTAACGTAGATAGTCAAAAGAATAAAGGTACCACATTTAAAGTCGTTCTTCCATATTCGTAA
- a CDS encoding DUF2935 domain-containing protein: MAIEFVSRSLDEIHFWSRIMKEHALFLSLGFSFNDSKLIQEAQEFIDLFERIEEQLSQYSTQTDPQQIAKFNSQVYQAATSIWAYKRKVLGLSLRCEITSNNFPLLLDHTSREAAYFAKRLKELNEGKLQPTAAKIIKENVFFLRIMADHSKFIGHLLDPSERKLVDQAQEFSHDFDRLVFQAVDLDSMRPQSETQPLLNQFLDENRVSAVSLRDFKKAAKELIEECRIKSNIHPLLADHVFREAERFLHIIDLFETSLTSSN, from the coding sequence ATGGCTATTGAATTTGTATCCCGTTCATTAGATGAAATCCACTTCTGGTCTAGGATTATGAAAGAACATGCTTTGTTTCTAAGTCTAGGATTTAGTTTTAATGATTCGAAGCTAATTCAAGAAGCACAGGAATTCATTGACCTTTTTGAACGAATTGAAGAACAGCTAAGTCAATATTCTACGCAAACAGATCCTCAACAAATTGCAAAATTTAATAGCCAGGTATATCAAGCAGCTACTTCCATTTGGGCGTATAAGAGGAAAGTTCTAGGATTATCATTACGGTGTGAGATTACATCTAACAATTTTCCATTATTACTTGACCATACAAGTCGGGAGGCCGCTTATTTTGCAAAACGGTTAAAAGAATTAAATGAAGGAAAGTTACAACCAACAGCTGCCAAAATAATAAAAGAAAATGTATTCTTCTTAAGAATCATGGCAGATCACTCAAAGTTTATTGGTCACCTTCTTGACCCTTCAGAAAGGAAATTGGTTGATCAAGCCCAGGAGTTTAGTCATGATTTTGATCGATTAGTGTTTCAAGCGGTTGACCTAGATTCAATGCGACCACAATCAGAAACTCAACCACTATTAAATCAGTTCCTTGATGAAAATCGTGTATCAGCCGTTTCACTAAGGGATTTTAAGAAAGCAGCAAAAGAATTGATTGAAGAATGTAGGATCAAGAGTAATATCCATCCACTTCTTGCAGACCATGTCTTCCGTGAAGCAGAAAGGTTTCTCCATATTATTGATTTGTTTGAAACTAGCCTCACATCTAGTAATTAG
- a CDS encoding DMT family transporter: MKLQNRHVGLMMISSGAALWGVSGPMIQWLFLHSNISSIDFLVFRLLLAGTFLLLFLSCSKKQIFEIWKFKGHRLQLILFGTLGMLGAQYFFIETIHVSNAVTAMLFQFLAPTLITFYVAIQIKKLPTLRQLIAIGMALIGLFFLITNGSYNTILLSKEAISFGILTMLGFTFYTVQPVSLIKRWGVLLVVGWGMLIAGVLSFLLNLDFSIKVLTDDLTVNTSVMLVGIIASGTLSFLLYIGSLNYLSPSETSILSSIEPLVAVIISVTWLNESFGYIQLAGGLCIIVAVVILTTPARNKKRGQKKRRASQSISTKQHENDYS; the protein is encoded by the coding sequence ATGAAACTACAAAACCGACATGTCGGATTGATGATGATAAGTAGTGGAGCTGCACTCTGGGGAGTATCAGGGCCGATGATTCAGTGGCTATTCCTACACTCCAACATTTCATCGATCGACTTTCTCGTTTTTCGCTTATTACTCGCTGGCACTTTTCTTTTATTGTTTCTTTCTTGTTCAAAAAAGCAGATTTTTGAAATTTGGAAGTTTAAAGGCCACAGGCTTCAGCTCATTTTGTTTGGAACTTTAGGCATGCTTGGTGCTCAATACTTTTTTATTGAGACAATCCATGTAAGTAATGCCGTTACAGCTATGTTATTTCAATTTCTGGCTCCAACCCTTATTACATTTTATGTAGCAATCCAAATCAAAAAGTTGCCAACATTAAGGCAATTGATTGCTATAGGTATGGCTTTAATAGGACTCTTTTTTTTGATTACAAATGGTTCCTACAACACTATTCTTTTAAGCAAAGAAGCCATTTCCTTTGGCATTCTAACAATGCTAGGTTTTACATTTTATACCGTTCAACCTGTTTCGTTGATTAAAAGGTGGGGTGTCTTGCTTGTCGTTGGATGGGGAATGCTAATCGCTGGAGTGCTCTCCTTTTTGCTTAACCTTGATTTTAGTATTAAGGTTTTAACTGACGATCTCACAGTTAATACTTCTGTTATGTTAGTAGGGATAATCGCAAGTGGAACACTTTCATTTCTTCTTTATATTGGTAGCTTAAACTATTTATCACCATCTGAAACGAGTATCTTATCCAGTATTGAACCTCTTGTAGCTGTCATCATTTCAGTCACGTGGTTAAATGAGTCGTTTGGTTACATACAATTAGCTGGTGGACTCTGCATTATTGTTGCTGTCGTAATCTTAACTACCCCTGCTAGAAATAAAAAGAGAGGTCAAAAGAAACGAAGAGCTTCACAATCTATTTCAACAAAGCAGCATGAAAATGACTATTCATGA
- a CDS encoding response regulator transcription factor, which yields MNTILIIDDDSHIVNLVEATLRDAGYHTHKAMNGIEALSLLERYAIDLAIVDVMMPKMDGYTVTRKIKNNYDIPVILLTARGQLHDKENGYIAGTDDYIVKPFELRELIFRIQAVLRRYDKPTTYTINLGDVKIDKRNYEVQIGKQHLIMPLKEFELLALLASRPNQVFNRDNLIENIWGIDFQGDERTVNVHIKRIRERLRDVTSTIEIVTVRGVGYKLEVTS from the coding sequence ATGAACACCATATTAATTATTGATGATGATTCACACATTGTGAACCTTGTAGAGGCCACTCTAAGAGACGCTGGATACCATACTCATAAAGCTATGAATGGAATAGAAGCCTTGTCCCTTTTAGAAAGATACGCGATCGATTTAGCAATAGTGGACGTGATGATGCCTAAGATGGATGGGTATACAGTTACAAGAAAAATAAAAAACAACTACGATATTCCCGTAATCTTGTTAACCGCAAGGGGTCAACTACACGATAAAGAAAATGGGTATATTGCTGGAACAGATGATTATATCGTGAAACCTTTTGAGCTAAGGGAATTGATTTTTCGTATTCAAGCCGTCTTAAGAAGATATGATAAACCTACCACTTATACCATCAACTTAGGTGATGTAAAAATTGACAAAAGAAACTATGAGGTTCAAATAGGGAAACAACACCTGATCATGCCTTTAAAGGAGTTTGAATTATTAGCCCTCTTAGCTTCTAGACCGAATCAAGTTTTCAATCGAGATAACTTAATCGAAAATATATGGGGGATTGATTTCCAGGGGGATGAGAGAACTGTAAATGTCCATATAAAAAGAATACGGGAACGTTTACGGGATGTCACTTCCACTATTGAAATTGTTACTGTCCGTGGAGTTGGCTATAAATTAGAGGTGACATCATGA